Proteins from a single region of Gossypium arboreum isolate Shixiya-1 chromosome 1, ASM2569848v2, whole genome shotgun sequence:
- the LOC108482453 gene encoding CLAVATA3/ESR (CLE)-related protein 25-like, whose amino-acid sequence MSGGSSLLFRTLFGTLIVLGFILGISVGFLKSEGNEKKTTITSDDHQSSTTTAKVQHEEEQVKVLGQRKSNVAHPKQDLNYMSKRRVPNGPDPIHNRRAGNSGRPPGQV is encoded by the exons ATGAGCGGAGGTAGTTCTTTGCTGTTTAGAACTCTGTTTGGAACACTTATAGTTTTGGGTTTTATCTTGGGTATATCAGTTGGGTTCCTAAAAAGTGAAGGAAATGAAAAGAAGACAACAATAACGAGTGATGATCATCAGTCATCGACAACGACGGCAAAGGTGCAGCACGAGGAGGAGCAAGTGAAGGTATTAGGTCAAAGAAAGTCAAATGTGGCGCATCCGAAGCAGGATCTCAACTACATGAGCAAAAGAAGAGTTCCAAATGGACCAGATCCTATACACAACAG GCGAGCTGGCAACTCGGGACGACCGCCGGGACAAGTCTAG